AACATTGATTTAAAATCGTCACTACAACTACTTCAAAActgtaaatttaattacatgTAGTTACCATTGGCGGAAGCCGTAATCAACCTAGCAATAGCCCATGCTGAGAAGACAGCTGGTTTTGCGGCCGACACAGCCAAGAACGAGGCAGCACTGAAGACGCAGTTCAACCAGTGCCATGACGCCTATGTAGCAATTGTTGCGTCTCTAAAAAGCGCATCATTGGAGCTTAAGGAAACACCAGACACTGCAAACTACGACGTCATGGTCTCTGGTGATGACACTAGTCGCGTGAAGGATATGATTGGGAAAAACTTGGATAAATCTTCCAAGACGCTCATGGATATGACATTGCAGATGGACAAACTTCTTGACCTCGCTGCTGGTGCCACCGATGCTGTTGATGACGACGACGAGAACATACTTCGTCGTACTTAATGATGTTTGAACTAAGTCGGGGTTTTCGGTTTGTGGTTTGCTTTTGGTAAAAAAGTTGAATAGATTCAAAAGACATATAAACAACATTATGTCGCTGATAATTGAATCTTAGGaaaattctataatatatgtggaaattgttggggtcaaaaatctGTTCTAACGATTTCTACGGCTAAGATCACCTGAAAATCATACCATTTACAAAAAATGGAGAGAATAATTTCGTATAGCCATGAGGACATACGATATAACaaacttcatatatttcttccctgaaaataaataagttaattTCTGTTCAAACAAGAATTATCAAAAGAACATTTTTTGGAAGGATTACGAAACAAAACTGTTTTAGGAAACAAACTTCCGTAAACTAATTAcggaattgaaaaaaaaaactttcatataaaaaacaaaaacagtttTAGGAAACAaactttc
Above is a window of Brassica napus cultivar Da-Ae chromosome A10, Da-Ae, whole genome shotgun sequence DNA encoding:
- the LOC106364404 gene encoding uncharacterized protein LOC106364404; translated protein: MASSSGYFFVLSIMAILSQFLSAPTSALTNREYIDANCQRVKNKTFCVDTLTTYPPTVSATGLLPLAEAVINLAIAHAEKTAGFAADTAKNEAALKTQFNQCHDAYVAIVASLKSASLELKETPDTANYDVMVSGDDTSRVKDMIGKNLDKSSKTLMDMTLQMDKLLDLAAGATDAVDDDDENILRRT